The genome window CTATATAAAAAGAGAGACTTGCTCAATGAGCAGCTGCTATGTGTCTTCCATCATATTATGATGGAAAATCAAGGGCACCTGTTTCCTAGGTGCAGTGTCCATCAAAGACTGGTTGATGAGTAGCTGCTAGAAGTTGGAAATAGACTCGAATTGGCTGGTGGACTTGCCAATACAGAGCTTTAAGACAATGTACTTAACTTTTCTGGATTTAGCACATATGCAAAATATGGAAggagaaaattgaaagaatatatatatgcaagtAAATCTAAAACTGAGGAGCAAATACTTCATGCAGTAAATGAAGCGGCTAGAATACACAATGCAGGTTGGAAGGGTCTAACAGATTCTCCTCCAGAGAGAAGAATCTGCACTTATAGGTAACTAGCTATTTGGACAAGATTAaatcctcttttttcttcatcatggCCTTACAATGCACAAAGATGATAATTTTGTGATGTTAGTGGTCGTGTAGCAGGTTTTGCAGCTTATGATGCAACTATTATAAGTTTGTTGGAACTACTTTATAAAAAGCAATAAGTGTTGGACCCTAACATCTTTCAGAGCCAGAAAACAAACATACCGGAGTAATCACCATACTGTAACGAGACCAAATAAGCCCAGTGCACGTAACAGCTGCAAAACAATATTTCAGGTATGATATATACCATAATTCTAAACAAAGACATAGACAGCTGAAAACCTGTATTCCCAAAAGGTGCATACCTATTTGCTGAGGATAAGAGATATTTTCAGGTGGCTTTGAGAAATCAGCAATATTTGCTATGCTAATGCCCCATTTAAAAGTTGGAGCCCAAAAGTGAACTGCATTATCATGAGACACTCTTAATCTACGAGTCACTAAAATAACATGGCAGGTTCCGGCACGACACAAAACAACTCAATAGCCCCACCTAAACACCTAATTATCATGATTCATGACACATTTTGAGGGTTAGAGCAGAGACTTGAGTTCTTGAGattgaataaattatttatctCGTACAAAAATGTTTTAGGCATTAGGCTAACAAGTTAGATCCACTATTTTTCTTACTCATGAAATTAACACCAATCCTGTCAGTTATGCCGGTCAGTATAGGAGGTGGTGTTTTCTACAGTAAACATGATTAAAGAATGATTGCACAATTAAATGGAAAATCAATGGATGAATTCATCATGCACTGAAGATTTTGTGTGTAGTTGCAATTGAACAGAAATTTTAGATTAAAATTTTCTACATTT of Prunus dulcis chromosome 4, ALMONDv2, whole genome shotgun sequence contains these proteins:
- the LOC117624752 gene encoding mitochondrial pyruvate carrier 4-like isoform X1 is translated as MAASKVQAFWNHPAGPKTIHFWAPTFKWGISIANIADFSKPPENISYPQQIGMHLLGIQVFSCLCLCLELWYISYLKYCFAAVTCTGLIWSRYSMVITPKNWNLFSVNVAMAGTGLAQLSRKITHDYFSDTDAAVQKE